In Salvelinus fontinalis isolate EN_2023a chromosome 25, ASM2944872v1, whole genome shotgun sequence, one genomic interval encodes:
- the LOC129822719 gene encoding inositol monophosphatase 1-like isoform X2 codes for MADPWKECMDHCLEVTKEAGKMIQEALQKDISIMQKSSPVDLVTETDQKVEQLIISSIKEKFPTHSFIGEESVAAGASSNLTDNPTWIIDPIDGTTNFVHRFPFVSMSIGFAVKKEIEFGIVYSCQEDKMYTARKGKGSFCNGEPIKVSGQEDITKSLVLTEMGFKKDPEHFKTMMGNIETILTIPVHGIRSPGSAAVNMCLVACGAADAYYHMGIHCWDMAGGAAIIREAGGVIMDISGGPFDLMSRRLIIASSRTIAERISQVIKAFPVGRDDIEG; via the exons atgATCCAAGAAGCGTTGCAGAAGGACATCTCCATCATGCAGAAGAGCTCCCCTGTGGACCTGGTCACTGAGACCGACCAGAAGGTGGAGCAACTCATCATCTCCTCCATCAAGGAGAAGTTCCCCACACACAG TTTTATAGGTGAAGAGTCTGTAGCGGCGGGAGCATCCAGCAACCTAACTGATAATCCCACCTGGATCATTGACCCCATTGATGGGACCACCAACTTTGTCCACAG ATTCCCCTTTGTCTCTATGTCGATTGGTTTTGCTGTGAAGAAAGAG ATAGAGTTTGGCATTGTCTACAGCTGCCAAGAGGACAAGATGTACACAGCACGGAAGGGGAAAGGGTCATTCTGTAATGGAGAACCCATCAAAGTGTCTGGGCAGGAAG ACATCACCAAGTCCTTGGTCCTGACAGAGATGGGCTTTAAGAAGGATCCAGAGCACTTCAAAACCATGATGGGCAACATCGAGACAATCCTCACCATCCCTGTACACGG CATCCGCTCGCCGGGCAGTGCGGCAGTCAACATGTGCCTGGTGGCGTGCGGAGCGGCTGATGCCTACTACCACATGGGCATCCACTGCTGGGACATGGCTGGAGGAGCTGCCATCATTAGAGAGGCTGGGGGTGTCATCATGGACATCTCAG GAGGCCCATTTGACCTGATGTCCAGGAGGCTGATCATTGCCAGCAGCAGAACCATCGCAGAGCGCATCTCCCAGGTGATAAAAGCATTCCCTGTAGGAAGGGACGACATCGAGGGATAG